One window from the genome of Acinetobacter sp. LoGeW2-3 encodes:
- a CDS encoding alpha-ketoglutarate-dependent dioxygenase AlkB family protein, translating into MTLDLFSPQSQANLLPFDGVVEDHGLILTAEQSQKYLDYFLQHLAWEQDEVFLFGKHYVTARKIAWYGDANYQYHYSGSLKKAHIWQPALLRLKQHIEQQVGHPFNSCLANLYEHGQQGMGWHSDNETSLISKQHETVIASLSFGATRKMRFKHNQTGNLVELLLQSGQLIVMRGQTQQFWKHQITKTTKVITPRINLTFRYFYPEN; encoded by the coding sequence ATGACACTGGATTTATTTTCACCCCAGTCCCAAGCCAATCTATTGCCTTTTGATGGGGTGGTAGAAGACCATGGTTTGATTCTGACAGCGGAGCAAAGTCAGAAATATCTGGACTATTTTTTGCAGCATCTGGCCTGGGAACAGGATGAGGTGTTTCTATTTGGTAAGCACTATGTGACTGCCCGGAAAATTGCTTGGTATGGTGATGCGAATTATCAATACCATTATTCGGGTAGTCTGAAGAAAGCCCATATCTGGCAGCCAGCACTATTGAGATTGAAGCAGCATATCGAGCAACAAGTAGGTCATCCTTTTAATTCCTGTCTGGCGAACCTGTATGAACATGGTCAGCAGGGCATGGGTTGGCATAGTGATAATGAAACCAGCTTGATTTCAAAACAGCATGAAACAGTCATTGCTTCATTGAGTTTTGGTGCCACCCGCAAGATGCGTTTCAAGCATAATCAAACTGGAAATCTGGTAGAGCTGCTTCTGCAAAGTGGGCAACTGATTGTGATGCGTGGGCAAACCCAGCAGTTTTGGAAGCACCAAATTACTAAAACCACGAAAGTCATCACGCCACGGATCAATCTGACTTTTCGCTATTTTTATCCTGAAAATTAA
- the ruvX gene encoding Holliday junction resolvase RuvX — translation MPDVNAPQMIMAFDFGTQKMGMAVGQSLIESANPLALFPMKDGIPNWDVLLKIVKQYQPTLFLVGLPLNMDDTESELSTRARKFARRLRHQTNIETLMVDERLTTREARDELESYQTQGRAKNLAADSIAAALFIESWYRHPVGVNP, via the coding sequence ATGCCTGATGTAAATGCGCCACAGATGATTATGGCGTTTGACTTTGGTACACAAAAAATGGGCATGGCGGTTGGACAATCCCTGATTGAAAGTGCCAATCCTCTTGCTCTCTTCCCAATGAAAGATGGAATCCCAAACTGGGATGTATTACTGAAAATCGTCAAGCAATATCAACCGACCTTATTTTTAGTCGGTCTGCCGCTGAATATGGATGATACGGAATCTGAACTTTCTACGCGTGCACGTAAATTTGCCCGCCGCTTACGCCATCAAACCAATATTGAAACTTTGATGGTGGATGAACGCCTGACCACGCGTGAAGCTCGCGATGAATTAGAGAGTTATCAGACTCAAGGTAGAGCTAAGAATTTGGCTGCTGACAGTATTGCTGCTGCCTTGTTTATTGAAAGCTGGTATCGACATCCGGTCGGCGTCAATCCTTAA